One Phoenix dactylifera cultivar Barhee BC4 chromosome 8, palm_55x_up_171113_PBpolish2nd_filt_p, whole genome shotgun sequence genomic window carries:
- the LOC103717220 gene encoding cyclin-T1-3-like isoform X1, with product MAKSGPSNFSHVELDGHEYNGSIRYFSWKEIEEMSSSRTDGIDLKKERSLQASYCRFLQELGMRLKVPQTTIAIAMVYCHRFFLQQSHAKNDRRIIATACMFIATKVVESFRPLRVIIPVAYEIMHKDGTLAALKIKQKEAYEQQKALILLAERVVLVTLAFNFSVALPYRPLVEAIKKFNGAEKLFAQTAWNFVNDVLRTSLCLQYKPQHMAAGAFFLAAKFAKVKLPFEGEFWLQEFNITSQELEEITGQMMELYDVRRPLAIACEGSSGNRQ from the exons ATGGCAAAAAGTGGACCATCCAATTTTTCTCATGTCGAGCTGGATGGCCATGAATATAATGGGTCTATTCGATATTTTTCATGGAAGGAAATTGAAGAAATGTCTTCTTCTCGGACAGATGGCATTGATCTAAAGAAAGAGAGATCACTTCAGGCATCGTATTGCAGATTTTTGCAGGAATTAGGCATGCGGCTGAAAGT ACCTCAGACAACGATTGCGATTGCAATGGTATATTGTCATCGGTTTTTCCTTCAACAGTCCCATGCCAAAAATGATAGGAGG ATTATAGCAACAGCTTGCATGTTTATTGCAACAAAAGTTGTGGAATCTTTTCGCCCATTGAGGGTTATCATTCCTGTTGCCTATGAAATCATGCATAAGGATGGTACTTTGGCTGCACTGAAAATCAAGCAGAAG GAAGCATATGAACAGCAAAAAGCACTCATTCTGCTTGCGGAGAGGGTTGTTCTTGTTACActtgcttttaatttttctgtGGCCCTTCCATATAGACCCCTGGTTGAAGCAATAAAGAAATTCAATGGTGCAGAAAAACTCTTTGCACAAACTGCATGGAATTTTGTGAACGATGT GCTGCGAACATCACTCTGCCTGCAGTATAAGCCCCAGCACATGGCAGCGGGTGCCTTCTTTCTTGCTGCTAAGTTTGCTAAAGTGAAGCTCCCATTTGAGGGCGAATTCTGGTTGCAAGAATTTAATATCACTTCACAGGAGTTGGAAG AAATTACTGGTCAGATGATGGAGCTGTATGATGTAAGGCGTCCTCTTGCAATTGCATGTGAAGGAAGCAGTGGCAATCGGCAATAA
- the LOC120111492 gene encoding uncharacterized protein LOC120111492 produces the protein MDDDRRPPSPEPSEQSVPPDTPRSAAGQAGLAGVYQLMAQVLQQQQMMQLAAMPSADSCYERFRRLNPPTFEGGPDPMAAEAWIREMEKMFQALHFSDEVTVRLAISMLTGNAEYWWTAMETAYAVDGLTWRDFKRLFYNQYFPDSVHQAKQNEFLALTQTDQMSVLEYANKFNELGRFCPQFMEEERSKVNRFEQGLRYGIRSRISSHLFSSYRDVLDRALKVEADLMRSGREREDLKRTRSSGAQSSGSGGSKGSVPKKRQSRGCPTCGKNHNGTCLKKTGGCFSCGQTGHIACDCLSRKKDEPRHTAPEDQRSRGNPRLFALTRQDASASDQVVTGTLLVNSAPALTLFDSGSTHSFASVSFSRQLHSIPEKLVEPWHVATPLQKTEIVDTKYRDCITKIGERELETNLLQLDMQDFDIILGMDWMSQYHAHIDCYHKKVVFRIPGEQEFFFQGDIPL, from the coding sequence ATGGATGACGACAGGAGACCACCCTCCCCGGAGCCCAGCGAGCAGTCAGTTCCCCCAGATACTCCACGGTCTGCAGCAGGTCAGGCAGGCCTAGCCGGAGTATATCAGCTCATGGCACAAGTGCTGCAACAGCAACAGATGATGCAGCTGGCCGCTATGCCATCGGCAGACTCCTGCTACGAGAGGTTCCGCCGACTGAACCCCCCAACCTTTGAGGGTGGGCCTGACCCCATGGCGGCAGAAGCATGGATCCGGGAGATGGAGAAGATGTTCCAAGCCCTCCACTTTTCCGATGAGGTGACGGTCCGACTGGCGATCTCTATGCTGACAGGGAACGCCGAGTACTGGTGGACGGCCATGGAGACGGCTTATGCCGTCGACGGACTCACCTGGAGGGACTTCAAGAGGCTGTTTTACAACCAATATTTTCCGGACTCAGTCCACCAGGCAAAGCAGAATGAATTCTTGGCGCTGACCCAGACCGACCAGATGTCTGTTCTGGAGTACGCCAATAAATTCAACGAGCTGGGACGATtttgcccccagttcatggaggaggagagaagtaAGGTAAACAGGTTCGAGCAGGGATTGAGGTACGGGATTCGGTCTCGAATATCCTCCCATCTGTTCTCGAGCTACCGGGATGTACTGGACCGagccttgaaggttgaggctGACCTGATGCGGtccgggagagagagggaggacttGAAGAGGACCCGATCGTCGGGAGCACAGAGTAGTGGGTCCggaggcagcaaggggtctgtgCCCAAGAAGAGACAGAGCAGAGGCTGCCCTACCTGTGGCAAAAACCACAATGGTACCTGCTTGAAGAAGACCGGGGGTTGTTTTTCTTGCGGGCAAACAGGACACATCGCCTGCGACTGCCTGAGTCGGAAGAAGGACGAGCCCAGACATACTGCACCGGAGGACCAGAGATCGAGGGGTAACCCTCGGCTTTTCGCACTGACTCGACAGGATGCCAGTGCTAGCGATCAggtggtgacaggtacacttTTGGTCAACTCAGCCCCTGCCCTCActctatttgattctggttctaCGCATTCTTTCGCGTCAGTTAGCTTTTCCAGACAATTACATAGTATACCTGAGAAATTAGTGGAACCATGGCATGTTGCTACACCCCTTCAGAAAACCGAAATTGTTGATACTAAATATAGAGACTGCATAACTAAGATAGGGGAAAGAGAGTTAGAGACAAATCTTCTGCAGCTTGACATGCAAGATTTCGATATTATTTTGGGCATGGATTGGATGTCTCAGTACCACGCTCATATTGACTGTTATCATAAAAAGGTGGTATTTCGGATACCTGGGgagcaagaatttttctttcaggGCGATATACCCCTTTAG
- the LOC103717220 gene encoding cyclin-T1-3-like isoform X2, with the protein MAKSGPSNFSHVELDGHEYNGSIRYFSWKEIEEMSSSRTDGIDLKKERSLQASYCRFLQELGMRLKVPQTTIAIAMVYCHRFFLQQSHAKNDRREAYEQQKALILLAERVVLVTLAFNFSVALPYRPLVEAIKKFNGAEKLFAQTAWNFVNDVLRTSLCLQYKPQHMAAGAFFLAAKFAKVKLPFEGEFWLQEFNITSQELEEITGQMMELYDVRRPLAIACEGSSGNRQ; encoded by the exons ATGGCAAAAAGTGGACCATCCAATTTTTCTCATGTCGAGCTGGATGGCCATGAATATAATGGGTCTATTCGATATTTTTCATGGAAGGAAATTGAAGAAATGTCTTCTTCTCGGACAGATGGCATTGATCTAAAGAAAGAGAGATCACTTCAGGCATCGTATTGCAGATTTTTGCAGGAATTAGGCATGCGGCTGAAAGT ACCTCAGACAACGATTGCGATTGCAATGGTATATTGTCATCGGTTTTTCCTTCAACAGTCCCATGCCAAAAATGATAGGAGG GAAGCATATGAACAGCAAAAAGCACTCATTCTGCTTGCGGAGAGGGTTGTTCTTGTTACActtgcttttaatttttctgtGGCCCTTCCATATAGACCCCTGGTTGAAGCAATAAAGAAATTCAATGGTGCAGAAAAACTCTTTGCACAAACTGCATGGAATTTTGTGAACGATGT GCTGCGAACATCACTCTGCCTGCAGTATAAGCCCCAGCACATGGCAGCGGGTGCCTTCTTTCTTGCTGCTAAGTTTGCTAAAGTGAAGCTCCCATTTGAGGGCGAATTCTGGTTGCAAGAATTTAATATCACTTCACAGGAGTTGGAAG AAATTACTGGTCAGATGATGGAGCTGTATGATGTAAGGCGTCCTCTTGCAATTGCATGTGAAGGAAGCAGTGGCAATCGGCAATAA